A window of the Helianthus annuus cultivar XRQ/B chromosome 4, HanXRQr2.0-SUNRISE, whole genome shotgun sequence genome harbors these coding sequences:
- the LOC110914280 gene encoding protein FAR1-RELATED SEQUENCE 5-like yields MEFTSIEQAYVFYQTYAKKSGFSARKEGEHHSGGIIKTKYFVCSKEGHKPMAFDDPYSKLSKPYKSRNRPTIRTGCKAQIKLCSTDGVLYKVDKFVQAHNHSFVCPKDMHLLPDYRHLSETQEEMIWDLGTLNLGPVKAFNIMRKRYGGFENVGATKDDCKNFRARIHSYIGEYDADMVINRLTDKKQFMVDYSFVHSVDENKRLTGLFWADGLCKRNYAEFGDVISFDATFKTNKYKMVFVPFTGIDNHCRNPKVVITDQDPAMKQAIEAVFDKSRHRLCMWHIMKKVVDKLSIVMSLCLGLCGPPPDQRAKTIFSVRVANSQLTLVEFFNHFDGAMDVQRFNHRKNDHISKNTTPDNWSETTLEDDAMKIYTRSIFADQQAELYGTLSECLPMETKIEEPFLKISMKDWKAHSDGLLEVCFKKEEDVIESCSCRRFEQYRLLCKHIYFVFKMFKVKEIPNKYVMRRKTKDVVPNDLNNTFDLSVDDNDGHKKAKEVAYEIMQTGEYLIGNLMRDFDHLVIVRDQMREMKEMVDELHITKPIDPKFDRYSRLIGYEKPNTDAPPTVRVPTGIRNNGRGSHKRIKSKKEKMISLKGKRSRTCSLETDPGLVDEEDEEAETGEGEEKYEEVDEADDSDSEWEELNDDDE; encoded by the exons ATGGAATTCACTTCCATAGAGCAAGCATATGTTTTTTATCAGACATATGCCAAGAAGTCAGGGTTCTCTGCTCGAAAAGAAGGTGAACACCATAGTGGTGGTATTATCAAGACTAAATACTTTGTGTGTTCAAAGGAGGGGCATAAACctatggcttttgatgatcctTATTCGAAGTTGTCTAAGCCATATAAAAGTAGGAACAGGCCCACGATTCGAACCGGGTGTAAAGCTCAAATTAAGCTTTGTTCGACGGATGGGGTGTTGTATAAGGTTGATAAGTTTGTTCAAGCGCATAATCATTCATTCGTGTGCCCCAAAGATATGCATTTATTACCGGATTATAGGCATCTGTCCGAAACACAAGAAGAGATGATATGGGATCTTGGTACATTGAATCTTGGGCCAGTGAAAGCGTTCAATATAATGAGAAAAAGATACGGAGGTTTTGAAAATGTTGGCGCAACTAAAGACGACTGCAAGAATTTTAGAGCTAGGATACATAGCTATATAGgagagtatgatgcagatatggttATAAATAGGTTGACTGATAAAAAGCAGTTTATGGTTGATTATTCATTTGTACATTCAGTCGATGAAAACAAGCGATTAACTGGCCTGTTCTGGGCCGATGGTTTGTGCAAACGTAACTATGCTGAGTTTGGAGACGTCATATCGTTTGATGCTACATTCAAAACCAACAA GTATAAAATGGTTTTTGTACCCTTTACTGGTATTGATAACCATTGTCGGAAT CCGAAGGTGGTCATCACTGATCAGGACCCGGCGATGAAACAAGCTATCGAGGCAGTGTTCGATAAGAGTAGGCACAGATTAtgtatgtggcacataatgaagaAAGTTGTTGATAAG CTTTCTATCGTCATGAGCCTATGTCTGGGCTTATGCGGACCACCTCCAGATCAGAGAGCGAAAACCATTTTTTCTGTCAGGGTGGCGAATTCTCAACTTACCCTTGTTGAGTTTTTTAACCATTTTGATGGTGCAATGGACGTGCAAAGATTCAACCATCGGAAAAATGATCATATTTCTAAAAATACAACCCCAGATAACTGGTCTGAAACTACCTTAGAGGATGATGCTATGAAAATTTACACTAGGTCCATCTTTGCTGATCAGCAGGCAGAGTTATATGGAACACTGTCTGAGTGTCTTCCTATGGAGACTAAAATCGAGGAACCGTTCTTGAAGATAAGTATGAAGGATTGGAAAGCCCACAGTGACGGTTTATTAGAG GTTTGTTTCAAGAAGGAGGAGGATGTAATTGAATCATGCAGTTGTCGCAGGTTTGAACAATATAGATTGTTGTGTAAACATATATACTTTGTGTTCAAGATGTTCAAAGTTAAAGAAATTCCCAACAAGTATGTTATGAGAAGAAAGACCAAAGATGTGGTACCGAATGATCTAAATAACACATTTGATTTAAGTGTTGATGATAATGATGGGCATAAAAAGGCCAAAGAGGTTGCGTATGAGATAATGCAGACCGGAGAGTATCTTATTGGTAACTTGATGAGAGATTTTGATCATCTAGTTATAGTCAGGGATCAGATGAGGGAGATGAAAGAAATGGTTGATGAACTTCACATAACCAAGCCCATCGACCCTAAGTTTGATAGATATTCAAGGTTAATCGGTTACGAGAAACCGAACACTGATGCTCCACCTACGGTCCGTGTGCCAACCGGTATTAGAAACAATGGTCGTGGTTCTCATAAGCGGATTAAATCAAAAAAAGAAAAGATGATTAGTCTAAAAGGCAAGAGAAGTCGGACATGCAGT TTGGAGACTGATCCTGGTTTAGTAGACGAGGAGGACGAGGAGGCGGAAACTGGTGAGGGAGAGGAGAAGTATGAGGAGGTTGACGAAGCAGATGATAGTGATTCTGAATGGGAAGAGCTAAACGACGACGATGAGTAA